In Arachis stenosperma cultivar V10309 chromosome 1, arast.V10309.gnm1.PFL2, whole genome shotgun sequence, one DNA window encodes the following:
- the LOC130969839 gene encoding pathogenesis-related protein 2-like, whose product MAVFTFEDEITSTVPPAKLYNALKDADSLTPKIIDDVKSVEIVEGNGGPGTIKKLTIVEGGETKFILHKVEAIDEANYAYNYSVVGGVALPPTAEKITFETKLVEGPNGGSIGKLTLKYHSKGDAKPDEEELKKGKAKGEGLFRAIEGYVLANPSQY is encoded by the exons ATGGCGGTCTTCACTTTCGAGGATGAAATCACCTCCACCGTGCCCCCTGCTAAGCTTTACAATGCTTTGAAGGATGCCGACTCCCTCACCCCTAAGATTATTGATGACGTCAAGAGTGTTGAAATCGTTGAGGGAAACGGTGGTCCCGGAACCATCAAGAAACTCACCATTGTCGAGG GTGGGGAAACCAAGTTTATCTTGCACAAGGTGGAGGCAATAGATGAGGCTAACTATGCATACAACTACAGCGTAGTTGGAGGAGTGGCTCTGCCTCCCACGGCGGAGAAGATAACATTTGAGACAAAGCTGGTTGAAGGACCCAACGGAGGATCCATTGGGAAGCTTACTCTCAAGTATCACTCGAAAGGAGATGCAAAGCCAGATgaggaagagttgaagaagggtaagGCCAAGGGTGAAGGTCTCTTCAGGGCTATTGAGGGTTACGTCTTGGCCAACCCTTCTCAATATTAG
- the LOC130969855 gene encoding pathogenesis-related protein STH-2-like, translating to MGVTTFKQEYSSSVAPSRMFQALIIDSRTLIPKLLPQFVKEVNLIQGNGEAGSIEQVNFSEAGPFKYLKHRIDELDKDNLVCKYTLIEGDPLGDKLESVAYEVRFEATDDGGCLCKMSSNYNTIGEYQVTEEEVKEGRESTIGIYKVVESYLKENPNVYA from the exons ATGGGAGTCACAACCTTTAAGCAGGAGTATTCATCTTCTGTTGCACCATCACGTATGTTCCAGGCTTTGATCATAGACTCCAGAACTTTGATTCCAAAGCTGTTGCCACAGTTTGTAAAAGAAGTCAACCTCATCCAAGGAAACGGGGAAGCTGGTAGCATTGAACAAGTTAACTTCAGTGAAG CTGGTCCATTCAAATATCTGAAACACAGGATTGATGAGCTTGACAAGGACAACTTGGTTTGCAAATACACTCTGATCGAAGGCGATCCGTTAGGCGACAAGCTCGAGTCTGTTGCTTATGAGGTGAGATTTGAGGCCACTGATGATGGAGGTTGCCTCTGTAAAATGAGTAGCAATTACAACACCATCGGTGAGTATCAAGTGACAGAGGAAGAGGTGAAGGAAGGAAGAGAAAGCACAATTGGAATTTACAAAGTTGTGGAGTCTTACCTGAAGGAGAATCCAAATGTCTATGCTTAA